The following are encoded together in the Bacillus sp. V2I10 genome:
- a CDS encoding Ger(x)C family spore germination protein, whose protein sequence is MKWSFKIFIILIIVLLFTTGCWNRREINELAITLAIGLDKTMDGQYLLTAQVVNPGEVAAEGGTGSSSVVIYQATGETVFEAFRKMTRESPRRIYPSHLRILVIGESLAKEGIGKPLDLLFRDWELRSDFYISVAKGMNAEDILKVPTTIEKIPANSLFDTLKVSEKAWSVTSSVTLDDLIADLVSDGKQPVLTGIEARIKGNEEAALSKRNEEMIDSPGRLLFDGLAVFDKDKLIGWLEDKQSRTYNAVTNKVKSTVVKISCPKEGNAVLQLLQSKAKVKGKVKNGKPEIDIEFHREYNVGEVACNIDLTKPETIDKLEKIEEQTAKKMFEQSIKQVQEEFEVDIFGFGEAVHRADPKAWKKLKKNWNKEFEELPVNIKVEAKIRRIGTVGNSFMEELK, encoded by the coding sequence ATGAAATGGAGTTTTAAAATATTTATCATACTGATAATCGTTCTTTTATTCACAACAGGCTGCTGGAACCGTCGTGAGATAAACGAACTTGCCATTACTCTGGCCATTGGATTAGATAAGACTATGGATGGTCAATATCTTTTAACCGCTCAAGTAGTCAACCCAGGAGAAGTAGCCGCAGAAGGAGGCACCGGTAGTTCATCAGTTGTCATCTATCAGGCTACAGGTGAAACCGTATTTGAGGCTTTCCGAAAAATGACAAGGGAATCACCAAGAAGAATTTATCCTTCACACCTTCGAATTCTGGTGATTGGAGAGTCATTAGCAAAAGAAGGAATTGGTAAGCCGTTAGATTTGCTTTTTAGGGACTGGGAACTGCGTTCAGATTTTTATATTTCCGTAGCAAAGGGAATGAATGCAGAAGATATCCTAAAGGTGCCAACAACTATAGAAAAAATACCTGCCAATAGTTTGTTTGATACTCTTAAAGTATCAGAAAAGGCATGGTCAGTGACAAGTTCTGTTACATTAGACGACCTGATTGCAGATTTGGTAAGCGACGGTAAGCAACCTGTGTTAACTGGAATAGAGGCACGTATAAAAGGAAATGAAGAGGCCGCTTTAAGCAAAAGGAATGAAGAAATGATCGATTCCCCGGGACGATTGCTTTTTGACGGTTTAGCGGTATTTGATAAGGATAAATTAATAGGCTGGCTTGAGGATAAACAGAGCAGAACTTATAACGCCGTTACAAATAAAGTCAAAAGTACAGTTGTGAAAATATCATGTCCTAAAGAGGGGAATGCCGTTTTACAGCTCCTTCAGTCAAAAGCGAAAGTAAAAGGCAAAGTAAAGAATGGCAAACCTGAAATAGATATTGAATTTCACAGAGAATATAACGTCGGGGAAGTAGCGTGTAATATTGATCTAACGAAACCGGAAACTATTGACAAATTAGAGAAGATAGAGGAACAAACAGCAAAAAAAATGTTCGAACAGTCTATCAAACAAGTTCAGGAAGAGTTTGAAGTAGATATTTTTGGTTTTGGTGAAGCCGTTCATCGAGCAGACCCGAAAGCTTGGAAAAAACTAAAAAAAAATTGGAATAAGGAATTTGAAGAATTACCTGTGAATATCAAGGTTGAAGCAAAAATACGGCGTATAGGAACGGTTGGTAATTCATTTATGGAAGAATTAAAATAA
- a CDS encoding GerAB/ArcD/ProY family transporter, whose amino-acid sequence MEKVKISPFQLFSLIILFELGSAVVVGLGVNAKQDAWIAILIGMLGGMVLFCIYHYLFRQYPDLPLTGYIPKVFGKIIGYPVAVLYILYFIYIASRVLRDLGSLLVISTLTQTPLLVINLLVILIIAYANYLGIEPLARAGEIFFYIFIFFLISGNFFIFASDLIEPKNLLPILEDGWKPVLKTAFPLTFTFPFGEVIVFTMLLPYLNRPDSNLKTGLFSILVCGVILSYISAIDIAVLGPQMMQTSIFPLLETVSKVNIGDFLQRLDALVISILVIGCFVKISIFIYAAVIGTADMFKKRKHPGIVSVICLLTLAASYFNAENFQEHIYIGLKIVPVYLHLPLQTGLPLLLFIVVLIRKKRKASIK is encoded by the coding sequence ATGGAAAAAGTAAAAATAAGTCCTTTTCAATTGTTTTCCCTCATTATTTTATTTGAACTTGGCAGTGCTGTGGTAGTAGGGTTGGGGGTAAATGCTAAACAAGATGCCTGGATTGCCATCCTAATTGGGATGCTTGGCGGCATGGTTCTTTTTTGTATATACCACTACCTCTTTCGTCAATACCCTGATCTTCCTTTGACTGGTTATATCCCTAAAGTTTTCGGGAAAATAATTGGATATCCAGTGGCCGTCTTATACATTCTTTATTTTATATATATCGCTTCAAGAGTATTGAGGGATTTAGGCAGCCTTTTAGTCATTTCTACATTGACCCAAACACCTTTATTGGTAATTAATTTATTGGTTATCTTAATTATCGCTTATGCAAATTATCTTGGAATAGAACCATTAGCTAGAGCAGGAGAGATCTTCTTTTACATTTTTATTTTCTTTCTTATATCGGGCAATTTTTTCATTTTCGCATCAGATTTAATAGAGCCAAAAAATCTATTACCTATACTGGAAGATGGATGGAAGCCTGTTTTGAAAACGGCTTTTCCGTTGACGTTTACTTTCCCATTCGGAGAGGTGATCGTGTTTACCATGTTGTTGCCTTATTTAAATCGGCCAGATTCAAATTTAAAGACCGGCCTGTTTTCAATACTGGTATGCGGAGTCATTCTTAGTTATATATCTGCCATTGATATTGCGGTTCTTGGACCGCAAATGATGCAAACATCCATTTTTCCTTTGCTTGAAACCGTCAGCAAGGTAAACATTGGTGATTTTCTTCAGCGATTAGATGCGCTCGTCATTTCGATATTAGTTATTGGCTGTTTCGTTAAAATCTCCATTTTTATTTATGCAGCGGTTATTGGAACAGCTGATATGTTCAAAAAGCGAAAGCATCCCGGCATTGTTTCTGTTATATGTCTATTAACTCTGGCAGCATCTTATTTTAATGCAGAAAACTTCCAGGAACACATCTATATCGGACTAAAAATCGTTCCTGTCTATCTGCATCTTCCATTACAAACAGGCCTTCCATTGCTGTTGTTTATTGTTGTGCTGAT